The Vigna unguiculata cultivar IT97K-499-35 chromosome 1, ASM411807v1, whole genome shotgun sequence nucleotide sequence GGCACCGGTGCCTCCCTCACCACCCTCACAACCATTATCACCACTCACTCCACCTACAACACCACTCACTCCACCACCCTGCTGACCGCCCTCCCGCAAGACAACACACCACCACACCCCAAATAACTCACATGTCGGAGCTTCACAAAACCTCTGCTTCACAAAACCAAACAGCCAAACCAAACAGCCCTTGGAGCCTTGGAGCAGTTCGTTGTGTGCACCAGTTTAAATCGTGCTGGAAGAAGAATAAATTCGGGAATCTTTCAGGAGGTGCAGGAATCTTTCAGGAATCATTTCAGCAAAACGAATATTGTCATGTGCGTGCATGTCAAAAGCGAGGGCAAAATGGAGAAATAACCCTCTTTATTCTGTAATCTTCTCATAAAAGGGTGGATGGAAAAACCCGCACATCTCTTAAATATGGGCTCTCTAATCAGTTTCAATTCATACAATGGAAcacaataaatttaacaatCCACGCTCCCTAATTCATTTTAGTAGTACCATCCTCACAAACGAACAGGCCCTAAATCAATCTTCACAAATAAACTTAGGAGTGTTCCTTTTTGAagattaatttgtaattatcttCACTTGTAAAGTAATACTTCTCTTAAGAACatgtcattattattttttttataagagatTTTCCATTAACTTCACCTTATCTTTACTTTGTAACTAACTGAACATGTATAATACATGTAATTCTTAAAGAATAATGACCATATAATCATgagtaaatttatttaagaataaCTTGATGCATTATTGTCATTcccatattattatattaaagaacAACTAGACACGATCTAAACTTTATggtaaattagtttaaatttattgtcGTTTTTCTCTTTCTCGAATATTAAGGATTAAGCAATTTATTaatcattacaaaaaatatcatAAGTTTTACCCAACTCTTATATAAAGTCAACATATTACATTTTACAcgctctttcttttcttcttttttttcttgacCATCCTGTTTATGCTTTTATGTTCCAGATTCAAATTCATATTACTTTAATTAGTTTATCTTAATGGAATAGTGTTATAAAACGAGAGGAGAGATAAATATCTTAACCTCTATATTCGAAATATGACTTTAGAGTGATTCATTACATCTAtgatattcaaatatatttacaaaatacaaTGATAATCAGACAAGGTTTTATCATGTTCTATAGTTAACTTGTTTTCGATTAAGTCGATATTATGCtacatatttgaaaagaaaatgtaagaaatcattataaaaaatgaaaagttaatttaagcgttattatttttaatttaataagacTTTTTGTGGGAATAAAAAATTGGGATacttatatatcattttaaggAAGTTGTAAATTTattcttgtaaaattttatggtaagatttataattttgttatatattgaataaaataaaatatttatgttgaatatttaaaatatatcacttataaattttagatttttttggGTGACTTTATTTGTgctaataaaagaaattgtttatattgcgtaatataaatgtaaaattattataattaacaattatataatatcTTAAATAACATCTTAGAATTATGGTTAATCATATAAGGGAAGaatatgtatattttctttAGACTTTATCCTTTAATACGCAGAACCTCATTGAtcagtttttcaaaaaattacttcaaaacataatatataaaaacataaagaattaatccaaaattttaaaataataaatttataattttttttcttgtataatatttaacttttttttaatttttattcacttagacttaaatttaaaattttaacattaaatagATGATTCAGTTCTTTAGACTCATTATCTCACTATTTCTCTTgtaaatttacaataaaaaaaacatacagaGAGACATTATCAATATTCTACTAAACTAAACCTGTCAAATAACAATCATTATCAAAAGAATTATTTCATCAACccaatcattatttatttatttttgaattgatcCTTTAATTAAGAAATAACTTGTGTATCacacgaaaaaaaaatgattatatcaAAGATAAAATCTCAAATAATCCATTCACCGTACATATATAGTTGAAGATAAGATCCAACGAGCCAATGATGAAACCTCGGGAACTTAATgtccaataataataaaaataaaaataaaaacaaattacatCACAACACAATACCTATCTACACAATCGTGAAAATGTAAGAAGATCTAACCAAACAAAAACTGGGACAGAAACAACCATGCATGCTCTGCTTTCAATCACTAATAAAATGCACTttacgaaaaaaaaatagtccaaTCACGTCGTTGCTAATAATTTTCTGCAAGCATCgtttgaaagaaattttattttcttttaatacgGGATTTAATAATGGGAAAAAGCTTAAGAAAATTAAGATGCATGcttgtgatttttatttatttattttggatgaGTTCTTATGATTATCACTGGAGTTGGATAGCTTTTGGATAGGATTTGTGGTGTTatgcacataattaaaatacaacaCTCGTGGAATTGATCAAAATGCTGTTCCCCTTTTCCATATTAGTGTAATCGTCTTTTGGAACGTTTAAATAGTGTtttacccaaaaaaaaaaagaagacaaaacGCTAGTGTGTACGGGTTATTATAATATCACTACACTCAAAGTTGAATTTGTCCAAAACAAATAAAcctaattacatattttatcatttaatttcaAAAGCACTAAAACGATGCTGCttttaatgtatattgttaaaaatttaaatatttataagtgaGAAAATGATAATAGGAAAGAAAAGtgtggaataaaaaaaaatgggcgTGGATAGGAGAAGAAGAGTTGATGAAGTAGAGATGTGTGTGCAATAAGTTTAGAGAAAGAAGTGATTGCGTTGTTAGATCCAATAAATCCAATACTGAACCAAACCAAGAACATTTGcatgaatatattattatattttgattatttaggAAGATCTAGTAGATCTTTTACTTATGATGAAAAGGCAATTATAGAGTACAACACCCAATCACAGTATCCCAAGTGCCCCACGACAAAAAACGAATATTCATCAATCCAGTAATTAGAGGAATCCAAATCCGCCTTAACCTCAAccttttcatttattataaagtAAGTATTTAAACTCTcgtaaataatgtattattcaCACTTAACACTGTATTACAACCGTCAAAATGGATAATCTGGTCTAATTCGGTTTATTTTGACTTGATTTATTATGAGTTGATCATTTAGTGAATCAATCCAATTCGACTTACTTTTTAATgagtcaaaaaaattcgaatcCAAGTTCAGCCCACCAcaggttggcgggttaaacagGTTAGCTCACAGattcacttaattaaataaaatacaattttttttattttcttaagtcaaaattaaattataattctaattaaaatctaaataaattttaatacaatccaaaataaaaaaaagtacaaattatttatgctaaaaaaaaaacctaacatgaTCTGAATATAAAACTCAACTTAGTAAAAGACACTTGTGTGATCCTTTTATCTGCAGGTTGGTGTGCCAACCCGACATATCACGGATTTAACCCAGATAAGCCGGGTCAAAAGTCAAcccatattgaaatttgtaaaaaatttcaactcaacCTGATCTAAATCCGTGATAAATCAGCTCACAGATTCCAACCCATTTTTTAAGCTCTACGCTTTATTACGGAAAAAAGAAAAGCGTAATCAAAATGAAGTGTTGTGAGAGAAAAGCACAATGAAGTTCCAAGTGGAAATCTAATGTAATGGCACGTAGAAAAAAGAGATTAGTGTTTGTATTTTGGTGTTACATTTGCATTCCACGTGGGAAGTGATCCACAGCTATTGCACTTCCTAAAAAGATTACCATTCACCACACTTCCACTATCAATACCCCAACACAACTTTtcttactttcttttttctcttcaaataaaatccaaaacaGATTGTGTTgtggagaaagaaagagactTCCATTCCTAAAAGTTTTCGCTTCAAGtggaaatatatataacattttgttTCTACCTTTAATTTGTCCCTACCCGTACTTCTCACttttcaacttttatatatatgcaaaagtaataatattattattttcaccattcacaattttttatttaatcaaccatctataataaataattttaatatacgGAGATGAAAACAGTTGGGTTACACCATTCATCTCTCTTGTTGTTTAAGCAAAATGGATAATGTTGCTtgtataaaactatttacttataCTACTTATGCGTAAgacattttgtttttggtttgtttCTTTTGATTCTATCCCTAGAATCATACCTTGTATTGAATGTATAACAGTTTTTGTTGCTTTACATATGTTATCTTATATTGCGCAACATTTAATGTTGGTTGTGCTTTACTTTTGTATAACGtttaaaagaagagaaaagcaTAGTAATACATGATAAGATTGATGATGAGATGAACAAAGTTtgtcatatataaatattatatgcaAATCACATAAGtctaattaattttactaattgTATGTGAGTGAAATGTCTACATGTTTCATATAGTACAATCTTCATATTCACTTCTCATCATATATACAAAAAGAATCAAGGATAATCACAAGCACCACAAATGAAATTATTCTTTAACTAGTCCTTGACTCAATGGGTGTGTGAGAAAACTGACTTTATAACAAAAAGAATGTTTAATTATTgcaatatattattgtttagctattattattaaattaaattatatatttcacaacgagaaatattaatattgttaaaaatctaAGTGTAAGTCTAAGTCCTATGTTAAATAGAAATGAGAAGGTAGAACACTAGATAAAGACACATAAatctattgttttaaaattttagattaaaagtggtgtcaatatCTTATGTGGTTGAACTTAGATCTCATCGATGTTTTCAACAAATatatccaaaaaaaattaagtgcATTTAGCACGATATTGTGAAAtcattttctacttttattACGTTGTGGTCTAACATCAACCTTTGGTTGCACTCAAAGATTATCTTGAGACGTCAGAAGGGAAAAAAGATTACCCTGGATAATATTTTAAGGGtaaatatgaaattgtttggTTTCCTTTTCTACTAAAAGTGATCATATACGAAAAGCACAACCCAAATTTGTAACCTTGAAAACCTTTTTCTCCCTAACCATGGTTTCTGGTGTTCGTTGGTCTACGTTTTGAAACAAATAATGCTACTCGGATGAGGTCATAATGCAAAAGTGAATAGGTTCAACTTTTTCTTTCCGTTTTTAAGTAAAGTTCTTTCAAAAAATGCATGCATGAATACCTATAAAGTTAAACTACACAAGAAATATCCACACCATTaccaaatttataataattataatgccATAAGTGGTTTGAGTTTAGAACTATTCACTTGGTTACCAAACATGATATCATGTGATTGATATATAGATATTACTGACAAGTTAATTTTCAAGTCCATAATAAAAGGGGACATGTTGATGCAAAGATCATGTCATGTGATTAATGATTGTATAATAAGAAGGTGAAAGTAACTCTTGTGTATgctcattaattaatatattttttttgttataaaaaaaaatgtaaagaggCAGTGGAGTTTGGAATAAAAACCCTAGCAAGGCTGGAACAGGTACAAAGGAACACAAACTAAGTCAATTTTTGACactgattttaagtgaaagTTTGAAATGATCGTTCCTGACTGCCCAACTAAATTTCACATATGAGCATGCGAAATTTAGGAaggaaaatcatttttaaaaaaattcatggattataatttatttaaacttatacAAATGAATTGTGttttcttatattaatttttagctTATTTTATTACGTTTTCTTAAAGTTTTGTCACAAAAAaccattttgttttgttttctaaacATTACGGtagaatttataattatttctacaTGATTGATCATGTtacttcattgataaataattaaGCTATTTTTGTTATTCTCAATTCACCAAATAAGGTCATTTTAACTATTGCTATGAACTTTGACATATTCTGATACCTCAAATTTCATTAATCATTTGTCattacatacaaatttattagaaaaataaaataaaataatacaaaaatatgagggatatcacacaaaatttatgataaagaTTATACTTCAAGAACATAGACAAATTATACATATTATGAAAAGacaaatctaaataaatacatgGAAGTAAAATATTAGactatttatattattcacTATGAATCAAAGTTAAATTAGCTAACTTATCAGTATAATGATTcctttcataaaaaaacatgagTAACTTTAAACTCTATatgtttacaaaaatacaaacacTGACGTCATTCTTTTAAGATTCTAAAACTGCTCGTTGATCCAACAAACCATGAGAAGTAAAGTAGAAATACTCTCCAAccaaaacttttgaaagatCTCCCTCCAAACACGtttcaaaacataaatgaaCCTCATAAACTCATCATAAATAGAAGATTGTACTCctaaaagaaggaagaaaactaCCCACATCTTGATTATAGTAATAGGACATCTCAAAcatgttaaaaaagaaaaataatattttaacatcttaaaaaaatatcaggcccattattttagttattaaggTACATCGTCTGGGCTCGTTATGAAATAGTACTAGGggccttctccctgcacctccaacagTTCTTCTGTACCCCCAAAAAAGACCTTTATACCCTTATTTATCATTCGCGTGAGTGGGTGAAATTCGTTGggacgcagtaaatttcatttactgcgtcaccaacctcctgcacccccaaaactTCACTCTTAGTATTTTTCTCGCGTTTCGTTGTTCTCCATCCCAGTGCTTTTGCTCTCATTCTCTTCTCCGTGGTCCCTTAGAGTTTTTTCTGTTTGCTTGTGTTTTCCGTTTCATAAACTAGAAAACCCGTTTGACGAAAAAAGCAAAATTTATTGGAAACGGATTACATAATCCGTCTCATAcactgtgaaacggattctgtaatccgtttcttaaaaaaatttgtaaatttttttaggaaacggattacagaatccgtttcacagtgtatgagacggattctgtaatccgtttcctaaaaaaatttgcaaatttttttaagaaacggattacagaatccgtttcacagtgtatgaaacggattctgtaatccgtttcccaTAAATGTGCGTGCACCACCTTGTGTGGAACTCTCGGGTATCATTTGAACCACGTCTAGATAAATTTCCTCGTGTCCTAACCATagctataataaaataaaatacaaattatattattaaataagaaataCTCGCCcttatcttccattttttttgtactcgtaaaaacaaaaacaaaacaagaactGTAAGTAAGTGTAGGTTGAATTTCACAAATTGaagaacaatttaaataaaaattaaagaagtaaaTCAAATGATAAAACCGATTTCACATTTCACtccaaaaccaaaaacacaGCCAAAACGGATTCTAGGTTCCGTTTCAGCAGTATGGGAAACGActtccacaatccgtttcacctaaaataaaaaaaggaaaccgtttttgaaaaaaaaattaaaggaaacggattacataatctgtttccaaaaaaaaaaaacaaacggatttcacaatccgtttttaaaaaaaaataaaaaaaaagaaacggattacacaatccgtttccaaAAAAAGCCAaaacggatttcacaatccgttttgaaaaaaaaataaaaaaaaaaggaaacggattacacaatccgtttccaaaaaaaaaaaaaagcatggcGTCAggagaagagggagaagagggagaagggGGATAGTGTGTGGAGGATGGAGGCCCTGCACCTTAAAAAAGCTTAAGGTCAAAGATTCCAAGGGTAGGGGGTGCAGAGAGTGCAGGGAATCTGCTTTTGGGGATGCAGTGCGGTGAGGCGCGGGGTATTTGGGGTGCACTGCAGTAAAAAGAATAGTAACTCATTTTTTAACCATGGCCAAAGAtgaaattaaagtaaattttgaGAGTACAGGAGAAATCATTGGAGGTGCAGGGAAAAGCCTCCATAGTACTAAATATACATTGGGCTTCATATAATCTAAAAAGTCCATTATTCTGTGTTTATTAGGTTGTGACAGAATCCTAACTATCTAGGAAAAATGTTTGGAAAAGGATTTTactaattaagaaatcaaaCAATGCAAATAGAAAGATAAATGGAAGGAACTTCTGAGATTAAATAATATCTTTATATCGGTTAATTTCAGATATACTTTACTAATTTGATTGATAATATTGATGAGGAAACTTGATTAGCATTGGagcaatatttttaataaatggcATGCGAAGTTGATATTTCACAGCCCTTAATATGGGTCCATTTAGTGCTACTAATTCGGACGTAGAGATAAAAGTAGCAGTAGTAGTGATTTGGACaaattaatattagttttacattttttgCCAAAATCCGATATTTCATGTATCTTGATAAAAATTCGGTGCATCTTGCATTTAAAGAATTTCTTTATGACttaccaaataattaaaatttgattattaatatttatttattagttttagtaCATTTCCTTTTCTGCTTtccattttaatttttcctCGCCTTGCTATATCCCCTTCTAAGACCTACAATAAACCtcttaattgtttttcttttaacatttcTCCACCtacatttttcatatattacaCAAAACCCCTTGGTTTGTACGGAAAACATTATGTTATATTGTATCTCTATAAGGAGATAGTTATAAACCCGTTAAAAAATGGAGGGTTACGTGCAATTTCCAGAAACGTGAGAGACTGggattaatttagtcatttttgttttaacatgtattctttcatctttctctctttttgtttttcctaTTCAGTGAACATTTGTTATGTAATCTATATATAAGTTTAGTGCCAAAAAAGGTGCATTTGATAAAGAGGAGAGAACCATCGCCAGTCCAAGCCATAAAGCATGCCAAGGAGAAAGAAAGTGACACTAAAACTGATAGAGAATTTTGTGGCAAGAAAAGCTCGTTACAGAAAAATTCGAGAAAATTTATTGAAGAAGATGGAAGATATTACCACCCTTTGTGATGTGAATGCATGTGCAATCATCTATGGCCCAGGGGACAACGTGCCAACTGTGTGGCCATCCCATGATATTGCTAAAGAGTTGCTCCACAAGTTTGAGAATGCTCCATTGCCagaaagggtaaaaaaaaatgttactccACAAGTTTATATCGAGCAGATGAACAGAAAGATTGAAAGACAAGTCATGAAACTGAAGAAGAAGAACGATGAGAGAGACATGTCAAATTTCTTGTACAAAATACATGAGGGTAAGTCTTTATCGGATCTTGATGCTAGCGATATATCTCGTTTACTTTGTTATGTGGAGGGAAAGTTGAAGTGTGGTGGAGTAAAAGTTGACATTTCTAAACAACAGTTATCAACTTATAAACCTCCGACACCACTGGTTTCTTTTCCTCTGCAGAATGACATTGATTCTTGTGCGAACATAGATGAACAAGTTTTTCAACAACAATCATCATTAGATTCAACGAAAGAAACTGGTCCAATGAACAGTGATTCTGATAATAAGGGGTTGTCTCAAGTCAGTGTTGAAAGTTTGAATTTGGATGATACTGATGTGGTGTTACCTTCTGGAAATTTTAATGATGTGATTGATGATAATGACTTGGCATTTGGGATGATATTGCCTCAAGATAATTTTATAGATCTTTGTGATAATGGTGATTTAGGACTTTTACATGGGAGTTCTTCAGGTGAAATTACAGGCAATGACATATAGTCATCTTATGAAAGTTTTGGAGACATAAGTGAGAGTTATATGATGTTTCCCTTCAACTATGATGTTCAAGacaacattaatgaaactttgATGGGAGCAGAGGTTGAAAATCAAGGTGTGTGTCCATTAACAAACGTATGATATAATATCTTTCATCTTTCTTTCACAGTAATTGTGAAACTCTTGATTATGAAGTTCATTTTTTCAAGAGTCTTTAATCTTCTCAAAAACATATTTCTGTGATATGGTTCGTTGTTGTTATTGATTATGGGCATGGAGATCATAATTATGACTCTCATTTTGGTCATGCCATGGTCATTCAGTCTAcatttctatacaaatattcATCATTGATTGGAAGTTACATCTTCAACCTTCTTATTCATCATGGAATACTGATTATTCGTTTTGTATGGATATTTTATCTTCTAATAATATGTGGAAGTTTTTATAGTGTGTAATtcactttgatatttttataatgttacaataatttgacaatatttataaaatgttatgaaatataagattgatattataatatataatattaaaatattgtcaaTAGTCTTTAATAAGACTATTCaatcatgtataaaaaatatattaacaagaTTCAATAACTTCATCACACtttttcaatattgttaaaaaaacacattttatttaaGTGAAGACTATATTTCAAtcaagattgaaaaaaaaaacttttattttacctttatatatatatatatatatatatatatatatatatatatatatatatatatatatatatatatatatatatatatatatataacatatacaAGCAAAGCAAGTTGTATGCGTCAGCATTCCATGTATTACTGTAATATTCATATGAGTATAttgtatttatagaaattattaaatataacatataaataatatttttaatatgcattattatagttattgaatgcaatgtatttaaaataattcataaatgtAACTATATGTTTACTAAAGACATAATTCTTcatgaaaaattaatacatattcaaatattgtattaaataaattttaattcattactaataatttaataaatttaaatacataaatacaatgacttatttattattttccatcctaaattattaattaaatacattattactaaaaatatattttaatttttaattttaaattacattaacaTTCAGGACTGACATTCCggattttttttctacaaccttttcctttgttttaaattacattattaCATTACACATATAATTCTCTTaagtttaaaaacattataCTTGTACATCTAGTATAGCAGACCATAGTGATGGTGAAAAAATGCTACTgaaaaaatagcagaaaatATCATTAgaatttacttattaaaatttaataatttatatttttattattctgtttttcacaatatatatgtgtattgtacgtataattaatatttgtatatctatatatatatatatatatatatatatatatatatatatatatatttattcaacTTATTAAACATATAACATAACGTGGATGTGTATTTAGTGATATTAGTGTAATTTTCATGTGAGTATATCCAATActagaaatttttatattatatgataattttcttgtaattctattaaaaatatttacaagaaattttttttttgtcatttttattgaaaatcttAATTGATAGGTAATTttttcgtgggtaattattttctacaaaattataaaatttgcaagtattttttacaaaatttgttgcaaaaagtgttttatacaaaatatttagcaaaaaaattggtaacaatttcttacaattttttttttcacaacaaaatttgcaagtatttcctaaaaaaaaatttcaaaacaaaatggataaaaaatataagtttttttagtagtgaccATACTttgaaaaactataaattatgatatctatatatatatatataacatttaagtactaataatagttatatttataaattataatatatttaagatatttaataaatgtaatttatgtttattaaatataaaaatttcattgtGAATAAATACATAGTCa carries:
- the LOC114190983 gene encoding MADS-box transcription factor PHERES 2-like, producing MPRRKKVTLKLIENFVARKARYRKIRENLLKKMEDITTLCDVNACAIIYGPGDNVPTVWPSHDIAKELLHKFENAPLPERVKKNVTPQVYIEQMNRKIERQVMKLKKKNDERDMSNFLYKIHEGKSLSDLDASDISRLLCYVEGKLKCGGVKVDISKQQLSTYKPPTPLVSFPLQNDIDSCANIDEQVFQQQSSLDSTKETGPMNSDSDNKGLSQVSVESLNLDDTDVVLPSGNFNDVIDDNDLAFGMILPQDNFIDLCDNGDLGLLHGSSSGEITGNDI